The Chelonia mydas isolate rCheMyd1 chromosome 1, rCheMyd1.pri.v2, whole genome shotgun sequence nucleotide sequence AAAATACCATTTTGCAAAGAAACATTTAGTAAGACCATCATCTTCTGTAGTGCAGCCTCACTAGCCCCCACCACGCCGCCCTAATTAGTGTCGGGAAATTAAGTATGTGGATTACAGAGACTAACACTTTAACAATGTTTCTAATAGTTTCCTTTAGGAGACCCCAAACCATCTTCTAAAGGCAGTTATAAAAGCTAGACTGGAGTTCTAGAGCAGTAGTCCCCAAATTTTCATGGTTCATACACTGCTCtgtgcacccctcccccatgtgGCCGGGAGCAGGGCTGTAGCTcctggggttgggtggggggtggagataGACAcaggtaagggggccaaggctggggctgtAGCTCGGTGCAGGTCTTGGGCCAGGACTGGGAACAGAGCAGtagccaggggctgaggcttgGGGAGGGGCCAAAACTAGGGGTGAGACGGGTGTAGAGTTGAGGCTGCgcatggggccagagcagaggggTTGGTGTGGGGTTGGGTGgtgctccttccccccctccccatgggggctggcttggaccccactgtgcccccccaATGTTCCTCCACACCCACCCTTGGGGGGGCatgtcccacagtttggggacctctgtatTACAGTGACTCACCCACATATCACACCAGTGTTATACACCCATTGCTGCAAAAATGTCATCAATATCATTGTTCTCACTAGCCCCTTTCACTGTAGGTCCAGGGTTTCTTTCCAACGCCACAGGTTCAGAGGTCCCCACTTTGTCTTGTTCTCCAACATGCTTGGTAGCACTACAGTCTCCTGCTTTTCTTAAGTGAAGTGAATGCTCACACTGCTGAGCAGGAAAGAGGGACACAGCACCAGGCATACTGTCTTCAAAAAGGATGGAAGTGTTTTGTTGTACAAACTCTGGAGTCTTCTTTGAGACAGATTTTGACCTTCTAGACAGTTTGATCTTCCTTTGCTGCCAGGAACTTGCTCTGTGGTACTGCTTTGGCCAACGTGCCTTTTGCAAGCCAGAGAGAAGGTATTTGCAGATAGATGCTTTAACACAGCCCAGTTTTTTCTGCAAGCTTTAaggtgaagggggaaaaacaaagcaaTTCTTCAGTGAgagggggaaaagacaaaagggTTTCTGCTCTGGCAAAAATCAaccctcccagcgctgggagacTTGGACATTTCCCTTCTTCCCTCACAACTCAGAGGTATCGAAGCATCTTGGAAATCATAAGCCCAGGCTTGCAAAAAATCACCATCCCAGGTAGAAAGAATATTTGCCCACCCTTACAtcttattgcagtgtagaaagTATTCACACACATTTATAAAAGCCTCACTGCAGATGAGTGAACAGAATAATGCACCTCCCCTCAAATGCATTTCTAGATCTGTGAACGTTCcaagggcttttctacacaggAACTTGCAGCCGTTTCATTGAATTGATTTAATTAAGCAACTGCACACTGGTGGACTCTAACTTTGGTTTAAGAATAGCTTCTTTCTGTCATCTTAAGCCAAAAACCCCACTCATACCAGAACAGCAGTCGCCACTCAAGGTTTTGTACTAGCCTAGCTACATTAGTTTTAATTCAACACTTAGGTAATGCCAATACAATTTTCCCACATAGGTAAGACCTAAATAGTAGGATATATTGAAGAACTGTAAAGTGGTGTCCCTGAAAACCCCAAATCCATGTTAAATTACAcctgcctgcagccctgagcctccaCATGCTGCAGCCGTTTGCTTTTCAAAAGTTTGGTTCCCAGAAAGAAAGCTTCTGACTTGAGCTTTTTGCTTTTGCAGCAGAGAACAGCCATTTTGAGTGCTTCAGACAGTTCTCTGAAAGAGCAGGCTTCTCTAAACCTCAACATAAGGGATTTGGCATGCTGGGATCTTGCTGCTTTTGCTTCAGAAAGTGTTAGTCTGAAGTCTACATCCTGAAATAAAGATGAGGGAAGaaattagtgtttaaaaaaaatcagtgtccAATTGATCCTCAACAGGAGAAAAGCTCAGATGCTTAGTGTTAAAGAAACATCATTTACTGCACCGAGTAAATGATCTGGTTGTTAAGAGCAAGGGACTTAAGTTCAGGAAACTGCAGTTCAATTCCCATCTCTAGAACCAACTGTGAAATGGAGACGGATACccacatttgtaaagcactcagatCCGCAAGCAAAGGATAAAACTACATAGTCTATGCAAAGCCTCCATGCCAGTCTGAGGAGCTAAGACAAGGTAAGCCAGGGAAAGAGCCCTGGAAGCCACTAGCTTCAAAGTACCAGGGACAGGCAACGCAGACGGGAGAGAATATTTTCCATCACAAACATACAGAAAGCGCCTTTAGAACCCTGATGTCCTCTTAAAGAGACACAACGTGTGTTAATTTAAGCCATACAAACCTTTTGGACTCTGGGTTTAAGTTGCCTACATAAGGTCTTGATGTCAAATCCCAACTGCTTCcctagggagggagagaaagaaaaggttgTCGCTTAAAAATGAGAAGAGTTAGTTCATGTTGATAAGAGTCCTTTCCGTAACTTCAGTTTCACCCCAGCTCAGCTGTTCAGTCTGCTGCATAGCCATACAGGAGACATCGGGCCGTAAGCTGCTTACTAACAACTGGCTCACACCAGGGCTCAGCATTGCCAGCTGGCAATGCAAAGAGGGGCAAGCAAAGGATCCAGATGTAAGATACATTTCAGCCACCTAGGAGCACGGAACAAAATGGATGGCGAGATTCACAGAAAGCAACACAGAAAAATTAGGTGGATAAAGAAAGCCATTCATGCACTTTGATGCTTTTGGCTTCTGCCACCACCCCTCCTGGAAGGGAGgtttagtggttaaagcacagaactAGGAATCAGAGGATCTAGGTTCTGCTGTATGAGACTTGGCCAGTTTACTTAGCTTCACTGTCCcctcatttataaaatggggaggaGGAATGATAAGAATGAGCTGTCTACTATGTAGACCTACTGAGAGGCTTAAATTGTTCATCTTTGTAAAGGGTTTTGAGATCCTGTACTGTACCGCACCATGGAAGTGCAAAGCATTACTTAACACACTTCCCCCCTGCACCAAAAGCCTTCACATATTTCCagaaaaacagtaacaaaattGCAAAGCTTTACACTTCAAAAGAGGACGTGAAAGAGAAGCGTAGGCCAAAGCACACTTCTTACCACTCTTCTGTGGAGAGATCCCAGCATATACCTGGCCCAGAGAAgcttaaaatgaagcatttcatgCTGGGACCTGTCGTATCCCTGAGCCACAGGATTTACTCGATTTTATGCAAGTTAGGTAGAACCTAAGGGTTAGGGGCATGTTGCAAACATGGCCCTCCCCACCAACAATACTACAGCAGAACTCTTTACCTTTATTAGATCTCTTTACCAGAACCGGCTTCCCAATGTCAATAGGGCGCTGGATGCTCGTCATCTTCTTGCTGCCCCTTGTGGGAGCTGCCAGGCCTCTCTCTTTACTGCACCTGGATGCTACTGCAGGCCCTGTGAACAGTCTGTTCAGCCATCCAGTTGCCTTTTTTGTTGCAAGTACTTTAGGTCTTTTCTTAATCTCCAAATAAAGGGGTCCCAGAAACTCAGTGATTTCAGAAGGGAAGGTAAACCCCTTAATATAAGGCATCTGCTGGGTCCTGGACACCTCCTGCAGCAACCCAGACAACACCCCATATAAAGAAATGAGGCTTTGTAATACACACCTATAAAGAATCCTGGGAAAATAAACACATGGGCATGAGCCAGCTGCAGACACAAGCTGTTTAACTTGTATTCACTAAGCAAGTACACTAATCCTGTACCtgcctctccctcttcctccccttttcTCCTAAAGAAgtccctttcctcttccctcccgcccccgacACTTCTGGGTCCTGACTTCATGCTCTCCAACCACCTTTCCTTGCATGTGTTTCGAAACTGGTTCTTCCCTACAAATAGCCTAACCTCCCAATGTAAACTGCTTCCTCAATGCTGATTTCTGGCCTAAGGGTGGGttaccagttttggttggacctattcctggaggtttcatcatgatataatctttaattaaaaagattcatctttaactcctggagactccaggacaatcctggaaggttggcaaccctaagcatgGGGCAACAGGACAGGACTTGCTCCACTCTATAAGTCTCCATCTAATACCCACCCTCCAGAAACCACTTTTCTTCCCTAGCACTATATCTTGTGGATCTTCCATAAACCCTGGGAATTAGCAGGTTCCCAGGTAACATCCAGCCAAGCCCATTTAACGGGCATTCTTTCAtgcaccaaaacattttgcatcaATTCAATACAGTTGGGCCTACTTATTTGATATGATACACTTTCCTTTTCAATGTCAACTGGAAAATTTTCTTCCTGTTCCAAACGGCTCTTATACAATTTATTATACATGGAGCTATGCCATGCAAGAgaatctacattttttttcagtctaaTTGCACACTTTGTACACAAAACAATGATGTGAAGAGACTGGAACAGTGATTTCACTGAAAGAATCAGGAGCATTGAGGACGGGCTCCATTCTATCCATTTTATTTTCAGCATAAGGCAGGTCAGATTGGTTACTGGAAAATCCCAGATGTTAAAAAATGTTGTGGCAAACTGACACCATGTAGTATAGATAGGTATATACAGGGTGAAATGAACTTGGCTAAAGAAAATATATGTTTTGCAGTTTATGTAAAGTGCAGGTCCTGGTAGCAGTTGTGGGAGAGCCTTGAAGGAAGAGGGCTAATTGGAAAAACTGGACCTGGAAGGTAACTGACAAGATAGGAGGGAAAGTCCTTAAAGAAGACACCCTAGTTACCAAGAGTGGTTCAAACTGGTTTAATCAAAAAGAAATTTTCAGTCATGTAGGGTCTGATAACAAACGTATAACAGGCTGATGGTTCACTCTGAGTACCTGCCCTGTGCAGCTGGAACCAGCCAACATGGGTTTGAGCACCCCGGGTCTAGTCCTGTTGTAAGCATCCACTCCATACTTATAACTGCATGTTATTATATGGGTGTGGTTATTGCTTAGGCATTTAAGACACATTTGGAGCAACTATAAATATCATTtcgcctttggatttaataaaggaatttatggttaaattagtgtcaTGGTAATACCctgtattaataataattctaACCACCCTGACTGTGGTATAGTTAAGGTTAGAGAAATTTGCTAAGTGCCAAGTATGCACATTTCACATCCACTACAGCATCCTACAGGATATCCAGTAAGAGAACACAGCTTGTTTGTCGCACCTGAAACTGACAGGTCAAGAAGGAAGGAAGGTGGCACCGACTAGGACTACACCACCCTATTCTGGTGAGACAACTCACTAAGCAGAAAGGCCAGAGTACAGCCATGCCATCTGCTGGTGAAAGTACCCAAGGAAAAGAAGACAGATGAAAAACAGTAAAGATTAGTTTTCAAAATGTACAAACCATAATCTGCTCAACAATCCTGAAACCACGGTGTTCAAGAGAATGTATTCTTCCAAACACAGATGCTTAACAGATAGGCTGGAAATTAAGCTGATTAAGGTTAGACAACACTATAACAATGTACAATGGAACTCAGTGAGCAAAGAGactttccttaaaaaaaacctc carries:
- the NEPRO gene encoding nucleolus and neural progenitor protein isoform X3 translates to MAAPGQGEAAWNRWRVPWPASCATVALPAQHPAVRCLPAVIKGCYKVSTLLKSKAVDAEGKVLHSILYGFHNRMSHHKTYLSLKQVEQCLKRLNQMNLTGSIQDLAELCPKILYRCVLQSLISLYGVLSGLLQEVSRTQQMPYIKGFTFPSEITEFLGPLYLEIKKRPKVLATKKATGWLNRLFTGPAVASRCSKERGLAAPTRGSKKMTSIQRPIDIGKPVLVKRSNKGKQLGFDIKTLCRQLKPRVQKDVDFRLTLSEAKAARSQHAKSLMLRFREACSFRELSEALKMAVLCCKSKKLKSEAFFLGTKLLKSKRLQHVEAQGCSLQKKLGCVKASICKYLLSGLQKARWPKQYHRASSWQQRKIKLSRRSKSVSKKTPEFVQQNTSILFEDSMPGAVSLFPAQQCEHSLHLRKAGDCSATKHVGEQDKVGTSEPVALERNPGPTVKGASENNDIDDIFAAMGV
- the NEPRO gene encoding nucleolus and neural progenitor protein isoform X2, producing the protein MAAPGQGEAAWNRWRVPWPASCATVALPAQHPAVRCLPAVIKGCYKVEQCLKRLNQMNLTGSIQDLAELCPKKSKSENAGECLVPSQPVTEVVAVKILGGCKLLLRLLECCCKAFVLSVKHLCLEEYILLNTVVSGLLSRLWILYRCVLQSLISLYGVLSGLLQEVSRTQQMPYIKGFTFPSEITEFLGPLYLEIKKRPKVLATKKATGWLNRLFTGPAVASRCSKERGLAAPTRGSKKMTSIQRPIDIGKPVLVKRSNKGKQLGFDIKTLCRQLKPRVQKDVDFRLTLSEAKAARSQHAKSLMLRFREACSFRELSEALKMAVLCCKSKKLKSEAFFLGTKLLKSKRLQHVEAQGCSLQKKLGCVKASICKYLLSGLQKARWPKQYHRASSWQQRKIKLSRRSKSVSKKTPEFVQQNTSILFEDSMPGAVSLFPAQQCEHSLHLRKAGDCSATKHVGEQDKVGTSEPVALERNPGPTVKGASENNDIDDIFAAMGV
- the NEPRO gene encoding nucleolus and neural progenitor protein isoform X1, whose protein sequence is MAAPGQGEAAWNRWRVPWPASCATVALPAQHPAVRCLPAVIKGCYKVSTLLKSKAVDAEGKVLHSILYGFHNRMSHHKTYLSLKQVEQCLKRLNQMNLTGSIQDLAELCPKKSKSENAGECLVPSQPVTEVVAVKILGGCKLLLRLLECCCKAFVLSVKHLCLEEYILLNTVVSGLLSRLWILYRCVLQSLISLYGVLSGLLQEVSRTQQMPYIKGFTFPSEITEFLGPLYLEIKKRPKVLATKKATGWLNRLFTGPAVASRCSKERGLAAPTRGSKKMTSIQRPIDIGKPVLVKRSNKGKQLGFDIKTLCRQLKPRVQKDVDFRLTLSEAKAARSQHAKSLMLRFREACSFRELSEALKMAVLCCKSKKLKSEAFFLGTKLLKSKRLQHVEAQGCSLQKKLGCVKASICKYLLSGLQKARWPKQYHRASSWQQRKIKLSRRSKSVSKKTPEFVQQNTSILFEDSMPGAVSLFPAQQCEHSLHLRKAGDCSATKHVGEQDKVGTSEPVALERNPGPTVKGASENNDIDDIFAAMGV
- the NEPRO gene encoding nucleolus and neural progenitor protein isoform X4, whose protein sequence is MGNTVTLTWVPSSASDFPMLNCLDCNGISNRKSKSENAGECLVPSQPVTEVVAVKILGGCKLLLRLLECCCKAFVLSVKHLCLEEYILLNTVVSGLLSRLWILYRCVLQSLISLYGVLSGLLQEVSRTQQMPYIKGFTFPSEITEFLGPLYLEIKKRPKVLATKKATGWLNRLFTGPAVASRCSKERGLAAPTRGSKKMTSIQRPIDIGKPVLVKRSNKGKQLGFDIKTLCRQLKPRVQKDVDFRLTLSEAKAARSQHAKSLMLRFREACSFRELSEALKMAVLCCKSKKLKSEAFFLGTKLLKSKRLQHVEAQGCSLQKKLGCVKASICKYLLSGLQKARWPKQYHRASSWQQRKIKLSRRSKSVSKKTPEFVQQNTSILFEDSMPGAVSLFPAQQCEHSLHLRKAGDCSATKHVGEQDKVGTSEPVALERNPGPTVKGASENNDIDDIFAAMGV